A single window of Granulicella cerasi DNA harbors:
- the mfd gene encoding transcription-repair coupling factor, protein MILPFVREMFAELETAEPFERVRRHLGGAGRRRVSGLTATARSLYVPYFVRAAQRPVLLIVADNKAAESLHANINAACELTGALKREEILRIPAHDVLPFENLSPHGEIQEQRAASLWKLTKGQAKLVIAPLESACMRLFGREHYAALALELRVGEEHMPEMLVEHLVQVGYTRVDVVEMPGQVTQRGGIIDVYGPEQDSPVRIDFFGDEIESIRRFDPESQRSSNKLKDVTLLPLTEIPATDEVLRAINARLTKKGSAPSEELPDELQSVRDDVRDATIFPGWEFYAPVAGAKSSLLELMGAKTAVFVEEPAMVENQGERWWNKLEQRHERAGIGTLVRSEDLYLSPWELQDNIRKHGGLELDQLGAVDVLDADRSDAGEIEFATRPTMRFHGSIPAFVDELKKLQENEARVAIAAPNQHEVERVAGLLHEYGVAYRIGWRAQGQGGDATVYSESSYLAGDLRTPVIVSAAVANGVQVLDLERSTARQFIVIGANDLSDDVDVHARPAKRSKTAAFVSDFRDLAVGDYVVHVEHGIAQYEGLRTIDNPDGSQLELMILNFADDAKLYVPLTRLDLIQKYRSTESGPAPTLNRLGNPAWSKTKARVKKAMEDMADELLKLYAQRHAAVGYQFAPDNNMVREFEDAFPYNETEDQLNAVADIKRDMESTQPMDRLLCGDVGYGKTEVAMRAAFKAVQDGKQVAVLTPTTVLCFQHFESFKKRMGNFPINVEMVSRFRTAKEKKEILERTSEGKVDILIGTHALLAQGVQFQDLGLLVVDEEQRFGVRHKERLKQMSASIDVLAMSATPIPRTLHMSMIGLRDMSVIETPPKDRMAIQTIVAKFDEKLVRTAIEVELERGGQAYFVSNRVETIYEMASLIREMVPQARVVVGHGQMPEAELERVMLAFMNGEYDVLCATSIIENGLDISKANTIIINRADRHGLSELYQLRGRVGRSNRRAYAYLLIPPEQQLTEVARRRLAALKEFSDLGAGFKIAALDLELRGAGNMLGGEQSGHIEAIGFEMYTTMLEEAVSKLKGEGRDERPQVTVNLAVSVKIDASYIEEENQRLRMYKRIAGAENDSALTDVRAELEDRYGAPPESVLNLLAGAEIRLMCERLHIATIERKRVALEEPKKPAPAKPAVPQRPAFGSSWRTPPAPARPLAGRHGQAPQTASLSFSSRAALQRTESNASQAARDATAARAKNSPLGVVATKPMRDMLFISFSEKMHNAPADASKGVNVGHLMKLVAKNAKQGAQLTPQGVLRWPLTSAKAEDVLRETRELLQMMGEQ, encoded by the coding sequence ATGATTCTGCCGTTTGTCCGCGAGATGTTTGCGGAGCTTGAAACCGCTGAGCCGTTTGAGCGTGTGCGCCGACATCTGGGCGGCGCTGGGCGCCGACGTGTGTCTGGACTCACGGCCACGGCGCGCTCGTTGTACGTGCCCTACTTCGTCCGCGCGGCGCAGCGCCCTGTGCTGTTGATCGTTGCTGACAACAAGGCCGCAGAATCCCTTCATGCCAACATCAACGCCGCGTGCGAGCTCACCGGCGCGCTGAAGCGCGAAGAGATTCTGCGCATCCCTGCGCACGATGTGCTGCCGTTTGAGAACCTCTCGCCGCATGGTGAGATTCAGGAGCAGCGCGCGGCTTCGTTGTGGAAGCTGACCAAGGGACAGGCGAAGCTCGTCATCGCGCCGCTGGAGTCGGCGTGCATGCGGCTCTTTGGCCGCGAGCATTATGCGGCGCTTGCGCTGGAGCTTCGCGTTGGCGAGGAGCACATGCCCGAGATGCTTGTGGAGCATCTGGTGCAGGTGGGCTACACGCGCGTGGATGTGGTGGAGATGCCCGGCCAGGTGACGCAGCGCGGCGGCATCATCGACGTCTACGGCCCTGAGCAGGACAGCCCCGTGCGCATCGACTTCTTCGGCGATGAGATTGAGTCGATCCGCCGCTTCGATCCCGAGTCGCAACGCTCGTCGAACAAGCTGAAGGATGTCACGCTGCTTCCGCTCACCGAGATTCCTGCGACGGACGAGGTGCTGCGCGCGATCAACGCGCGGCTGACGAAGAAAGGCTCTGCTCCGAGCGAAGAGCTGCCCGACGAACTGCAAAGCGTACGCGACGATGTGCGCGATGCGACGATTTTTCCCGGTTGGGAGTTTTATGCGCCGGTAGCGGGGGCGAAGTCGTCGCTGCTGGAGTTGATGGGCGCGAAGACGGCGGTGTTTGTCGAAGAGCCCGCGATGGTGGAGAACCAGGGCGAGCGTTGGTGGAACAAGCTGGAGCAGCGCCATGAGCGCGCGGGCATCGGCACGCTGGTGCGCTCGGAGGACCTGTATCTTTCGCCATGGGAGCTGCAGGACAACATCCGGAAGCACGGCGGGCTGGAGCTCGATCAACTCGGTGCAGTCGACGTGCTGGATGCGGACCGTAGCGATGCTGGCGAGATTGAGTTTGCGACGCGTCCGACGATGCGTTTTCACGGCTCGATCCCTGCGTTCGTCGACGAACTGAAGAAGTTGCAAGAGAACGAAGCGCGCGTTGCGATCGCGGCGCCAAACCAGCATGAAGTGGAGCGCGTTGCGGGCCTGCTGCACGAGTATGGTGTGGCGTATCGCATCGGCTGGCGTGCGCAGGGCCAGGGCGGCGACGCGACGGTGTACTCGGAGTCGAGCTATCTCGCGGGTGATCTGCGTACGCCGGTGATCGTGAGCGCGGCGGTGGCGAACGGCGTGCAGGTGCTCGACCTCGAGCGCTCCACGGCGCGACAGTTCATCGTGATCGGCGCGAATGATCTGAGCGATGACGTGGACGTGCATGCGCGGCCGGCGAAGCGCTCCAAGACGGCGGCGTTTGTTTCGGATTTTCGTGATCTTGCGGTGGGCGATTACGTCGTCCACGTCGAGCATGGCATCGCGCAGTACGAAGGTCTGCGCACGATCGACAACCCTGATGGCTCGCAGCTCGAGCTGATGATTTTGAACTTCGCCGATGATGCGAAGCTCTATGTTCCGCTCACGCGCCTTGATCTGATTCAGAAGTATCGCTCGACGGAGAGCGGCCCTGCGCCGACGCTGAACAGGCTCGGCAACCCGGCGTGGTCAAAGACGAAGGCGCGCGTGAAGAAGGCCATGGAAGACATGGCCGATGAGTTATTGAAGCTCTACGCGCAACGCCACGCGGCGGTGGGCTATCAGTTCGCGCCAGACAACAACATGGTGCGCGAGTTTGAAGACGCGTTCCCGTACAACGAGACCGAAGACCAGCTCAACGCGGTGGCGGACATCAAGCGCGACATGGAATCCACGCAGCCGATGGACCGCTTGCTCTGCGGCGATGTGGGCTACGGCAAGACAGAAGTTGCGATGCGCGCGGCGTTCAAAGCCGTGCAGGATGGCAAGCAGGTGGCGGTGCTGACGCCGACCACGGTGCTCTGCTTCCAGCACTTTGAGAGCTTCAAGAAGCGCATGGGCAATTTCCCCATCAACGTCGAGATGGTCTCGCGCTTCCGCACGGCGAAGGAGAAGAAAGAAATTCTCGAACGCACGAGCGAAGGCAAGGTCGACATCCTCATCGGCACGCACGCGCTCCTCGCGCAGGGCGTGCAGTTTCAAGACCTCGGCCTGCTCGTGGTGGATGAAGAGCAGCGCTTCGGCGTGCGGCACAAGGAGCGTTTGAAGCAGATGTCGGCGTCGATCGATGTGCTCGCGATGTCAGCGACGCCGATCCCGCGCACGCTGCATATGTCGATGATCGGGCTGCGCGATATGAGCGTCATCGAGACGCCGCCGAAGGACCGCATGGCGATCCAGACGATCGTGGCGAAGTTCGATGAGAAGCTTGTGCGCACTGCGATTGAAGTGGAACTTGAACGCGGCGGCCAGGCGTACTTCGTATCGAACCGCGTGGAGACGATCTACGAGATGGCCTCGCTCATCCGCGAGATGGTGCCGCAAGCACGCGTCGTTGTTGGTCACGGACAGATGCCCGAAGCCGAGCTCGAGCGTGTGATGCTCGCGTTTATGAACGGCGAGTATGACGTGCTCTGCGCAACGAGCATCATCGAGAACGGCCTCGATATTTCAAAGGCGAACACGATCATCATCAACCGCGCGGACCGTCATGGCTTGAGCGAGCTGTATCAACTCCGCGGTCGCGTCGGGCGCTCGAATCGCCGTGCGTATGCGTACTTGCTCATTCCGCCAGAGCAACAACTCACAGAAGTGGCGCGTCGCCGTCTTGCGGCGTTGAAGGAGTTTTCTGACCTAGGTGCGGGCTTCAAGATTGCGGCGCTGGACCTTGAACTGCGTGGTGCGGGCAACATGCTCGGCGGCGAGCAGAGCGGGCACATCGAGGCCATCGGCTTTGAGATGTACACGACGATGCTCGAAGAGGCCGTGTCGAAGCTGAAGGGCGAGGGCCGCGACGAGCGTCCGCAGGTAACCGTGAACCTTGCCGTGTCGGTGAAGATCGACGCGAGCTATATCGAAGAAGAGAACCAACGCCTGCGCATGTACAAGCGCATCGCGGGCGCGGAGAACGACTCTGCGTTGACCGATGTGCGCGCAGAGTTGGAAGACCGCTACGGCGCGCCGCCGGAGAGTGTGTTGAACCTGCTTGCTGGCGCGGAGATTCGCCTCATGTGCGAGCGTTTGCACATCGCGACGATCGAGCGGAAGCGCGTGGCCCTGGAAGAGCCCAAGAAGCCTGCGCCTGCGAAGCCGGCTGTGCCGCAGCGTCCTGCGTTTGGATCGTCGTGGCGTACGCCGCCTGCACCTGCACGTCCGCTCGCGGGACGCCATGGCCAGGCGCCGCAGACGGCATCGTTGAGCTTCTCTTCACGCGCGGCGTTGCAGCGCACAGAGTCGAATGCCTCGCAGGCAGCGCGCGATGCGACAGCGGCACGCGCGAAGAACTCGCCGCTCGGGGTGGTGGCGACGAAGCCGATGCGTGACATGCTCTTCATCAGCTTCAGCGAGAAGATGCACAATGCTCCTGCGGACGCGAGCAAGGGCGTGAATGTCGGCCATTTGATGAAGCTCGTGGCGAAGAATGCGAAGCAAGGCGCGCAGCTTACACCGCAAGGTGTGTTGCGTTGGCCGCTTACTTCTGCGAAGGCCGAGGACGTTTTGCGTGAGACGCGTGAGTTGCTGCAGATGATGGGCGAACAGTAA
- a CDS encoding energy transducer TonB: MMLQTFQRFGVVLLLASAGVACAQQQRTSPTLDSSGSCSRDKFGKQSGDVTVGMTIDATGQPTDVQALSSDHDDLIPCALDIARGSHFRPATKNGKPVQAHISMQIHVSVN; this comes from the coding sequence ATGATGTTGCAAACCTTCCAGCGTTTCGGAGTCGTCCTGTTGCTTGCGTCAGCAGGTGTGGCGTGCGCGCAGCAGCAACGGACTTCGCCGACGCTTGATAGCAGCGGCTCGTGCTCGCGGGACAAGTTCGGCAAGCAATCCGGCGATGTCACGGTGGGCATGACCATCGATGCGACGGGACAGCCCACGGATGTGCAGGCCCTGAGCTCGGACCATGATGACTTGATTCCGTGCGCGCTGGACATTGCGCGTGGATCGCACTTTCGTCCGGCCACGAAGAACGGCAAGCCTGTGCAGGCGCACATCAGTATGCAGATTCACGTGTCGGTGAATTAG
- a CDS encoding TonB family protein: MAAFAQQTTEPVVPTNTPGAKAAIRAGVKAPKLLKSVEPVFPLDAPQQFKRTVMVAFIVDVTGTPQKVHAVNPKGDTFEGAAEEAVQKYRFAPATREGVPVAVKMMVVVSFERSQRR, encoded by the coding sequence GTGGCTGCGTTCGCGCAGCAAACGACCGAGCCTGTGGTGCCAACAAACACGCCGGGAGCCAAGGCCGCGATTCGCGCGGGCGTGAAGGCTCCAAAGCTTCTGAAGTCCGTTGAGCCGGTATTTCCTCTCGATGCGCCGCAGCAATTCAAACGGACGGTGATGGTTGCGTTCATCGTGGATGTGACAGGCACGCCGCAAAAGGTGCATGCGGTAAATCCGAAAGGCGATACGTTTGAAGGCGCTGCGGAAGAGGCTGTGCAGAAGTACCGCTTTGCTCCGGCGACTCGCGAGGGCGTTCCGGTCGCAGTAAAGATGATGGTCGTAGTGAGTTTCGAGCGGAGCCAGCGTCGATGA
- a CDS encoding energy transducer TonB, giving the protein MMRWLFSALMAFGVAAARAQDLNHPLKIGGDVKKPVLIYSIEPDTSHLPKSEKHSPANATVTFVVDVDGLPKQIELSRSTSPAMGAAYLKAVQQYRFRPATLDGKPVAVKLALELILDYF; this is encoded by the coding sequence ATGATGCGTTGGCTCTTCAGCGCGTTGATGGCATTCGGTGTGGCAGCAGCGCGTGCACAGGATCTAAATCATCCGCTGAAAATCGGTGGCGATGTGAAGAAGCCAGTGTTGATCTATTCCATCGAGCCGGATACAAGTCACTTGCCTAAGAGCGAAAAGCATTCGCCTGCGAATGCCACGGTGACGTTCGTGGTGGATGTTGATGGTCTACCGAAGCAGATTGAGTTGAGCCGCAGCACGAGCCCCGCCATGGGGGCTGCTTATCTCAAGGCCGTTCAACAGTACCGATTCCGTCCGGCAACACTCGATGGAAAGCCCGTTGCCGTGAAGCTAGCGCTGGAGTTGATCCTCGATTATTTTTAA
- a CDS encoding DUF885 domain-containing protein has translation MKRLVLAATFAALALPFAAGAQRISADGAQQALQARSNEFFDTFYFPHVPTTGTQMGLHQYDAKLEDFSAAGVKAEIAGFHAWEKKIAEIPADGLDAEPRADREILLGLIRSNIVRLEEIRDWEKNPDTYSSGATGSIFTLMERPYAPVNDRLRAAIAREKLVLPALDDARKNLKNPPHIYTEIALEQIDGNISFFEHDVPEAFKDASDKTLLDEFAKSNAAVVAALKSYGAWMKSDLLARSNGDYKWGAATYAKVLANQEMVDTPLDKLLAIGLADLHKNQAEFARVAKEIDPSKTPEQELAELATIHPAPSDLIASFGKTFGSLQAYIRMHHIITLPANRQPTLEETPPFMRATTQASMDPPGPFETGTTKAYFNVTLPDPKWPKAKQDEYMAAFNEGTIVSTSVHEAFPGHYVQFLWQDQFPSRIRKIIWANTNVEGWAHYCEQMMLDEGYGDTVAKTPRDAKLIRLGQLQDALLRDARFVVAIRLHTGVGGAMSIEQAQEFFVKEGYQARPIAEVETKRGTSDALYLYYTLGKLEIMKLREDLRKKQGDAFSLQQFHDQLMLQGPVPIKVARKSMLHDDSPVL, from the coding sequence ATGAAGAGACTCGTCCTCGCCGCTACATTTGCTGCTCTTGCGTTACCCTTCGCTGCTGGCGCGCAGCGCATCTCCGCCGATGGCGCGCAGCAGGCGTTACAGGCGCGGTCGAACGAGTTCTTCGACACCTTCTACTTTCCGCATGTGCCCACGACGGGCACGCAAATGGGTCTGCATCAATACGACGCCAAGCTGGAGGACTTCTCGGCTGCGGGCGTGAAGGCGGAGATTGCGGGCTTCCATGCGTGGGAGAAGAAGATCGCCGAGATTCCTGCGGATGGACTCGATGCGGAGCCTCGCGCGGACCGGGAGATTCTGCTCGGGCTGATTCGCTCGAACATCGTGCGGTTGGAAGAGATCCGCGACTGGGAGAAGAATCCCGATACGTATTCGAGCGGTGCGACGGGCTCGATCTTCACACTGATGGAGCGGCCGTATGCTCCGGTGAATGATCGTCTGCGTGCAGCGATTGCGCGCGAAAAGCTTGTGCTGCCTGCGCTCGACGATGCGCGCAAGAACCTGAAGAACCCGCCGCACATCTATACCGAAATTGCGCTTGAACAGATCGATGGCAACATCAGCTTCTTCGAGCATGATGTGCCGGAGGCATTCAAGGACGCGAGTGACAAGACGCTGCTCGACGAGTTCGCGAAGAGTAACGCCGCTGTTGTTGCCGCACTGAAGAGCTATGGCGCGTGGATGAAGAGCGATCTGCTCGCGCGTTCCAACGGCGATTACAAGTGGGGCGCGGCGACGTATGCGAAGGTGCTTGCGAACCAGGAGATGGTCGACACGCCGCTCGATAAGCTGCTCGCGATCGGGCTCGCGGATCTGCATAAGAACCAGGCTGAGTTTGCACGCGTGGCCAAGGAGATCGATCCGTCAAAGACGCCCGAGCAGGAGCTCGCCGAACTCGCGACGATTCATCCCGCGCCGAGCGATTTGATTGCGAGCTTTGGCAAGACCTTCGGATCGCTGCAGGCGTACATCCGCATGCACCACATCATCACATTGCCGGCGAACCGCCAGCCTACGCTCGAGGAGACGCCGCCGTTCATGCGCGCGACGACGCAGGCTTCGATGGACCCTCCGGGCCCGTTTGAAACCGGCACGACGAAGGCATACTTCAACGTGACGCTGCCAGACCCGAAGTGGCCGAAGGCCAAGCAGGATGAGTACATGGCGGCGTTTAACGAAGGCACCATCGTTTCGACGAGCGTGCATGAGGCGTTCCCCGGCCACTATGTGCAGTTCCTGTGGCAGGACCAGTTCCCGTCGCGCATCCGCAAGATCATCTGGGCGAACACGAACGTCGAGGGCTGGGCGCACTACTGCGAGCAGATGATGCTCGACGAAGGCTATGGCGACACGGTGGCGAAGACGCCGCGTGATGCGAAGCTGATTCGTCTGGGCCAGTTGCAGGATGCTCTGTTGCGCGATGCTCGCTTCGTGGTGGCGATTCGCCTGCACACCGGTGTGGGCGGAGCGATGTCCATCGAGCAGGCGCAGGAGTTCTTCGTGAAGGAAGGCTACCAGGCGCGGCCCATCGCGGAAGTGGAAACCAAGCGCGGCACCTCGGATGCGCTCTACCTCTACTACACGCTGGGCAAGCTGGAGATCATGAAGCTGCGTGAAGACCTGCGTAAGAAGCAGGGAGATGCCTTCTCGCTGCAGCAGTTTCATGATCAGTTGATGCTGCAGGGGCCGGTGCCGATCAAGGTGGCGCGCAAGTCAATGCTGCATGACGATTCGCCCGTGCTGTAG
- the galU gene encoding UTP--glucose-1-phosphate uridylyltransferase GalU — protein sequence MTMKVRKAVFPAAGMGTRFLPATKATPKEMLALVDKPLIQYGVEEAVAAGCTEIIIVTGRGKTTMEDHFDKSYELEASLEARGKTELLEVARSVSKLAKISYVRQSEALGLGHAVLQAKELVGNEPFAVILPDDIVDSNVSCIKQMVEAYEKTQSSILGSEHVEGDAICAYGCLDCTEDEDDPRLLAIKDMVEKPKPGTQPSQNAIIGRYILTPRIFEMIENIKPGAGGELQLTDAIKALLQHEKVYGFHYEGKRHDAGDKLGFLKATVEFALKRDDLGPKFRAWLKEQSF from the coding sequence ATGACCATGAAGGTCCGCAAAGCAGTATTCCCCGCCGCTGGTATGGGCACCCGCTTCCTCCCCGCCACGAAGGCTACGCCGAAGGAGATGCTCGCGCTTGTCGATAAGCCGCTGATCCAGTACGGCGTCGAAGAAGCCGTCGCCGCTGGCTGCACGGAGATCATCATCGTCACCGGTCGGGGCAAGACCACGATGGAAGATCACTTCGACAAGAGCTATGAGCTGGAAGCTTCGCTCGAAGCACGCGGCAAGACTGAGCTGCTCGAGGTGGCGCGTTCGGTATCGAAGCTTGCGAAGATCAGCTACGTGCGCCAGTCGGAAGCACTCGGTCTGGGCCATGCGGTGCTGCAGGCCAAGGAGCTTGTGGGCAATGAGCCGTTCGCGGTGATCCTGCCGGACGATATCGTCGACTCCAATGTGAGCTGCATCAAGCAGATGGTCGAAGCTTACGAGAAGACGCAGTCGTCGATCCTCGGCTCAGAGCATGTGGAAGGCGACGCGATCTGCGCGTACGGCTGCCTGGACTGCACCGAAGACGAGGACGATCCGCGACTGCTGGCGATCAAGGACATGGTGGAGAAACCGAAGCCCGGCACGCAGCCTTCGCAGAACGCGATCATCGGCCGCTACATTCTCACGCCGCGCATCTTCGAGATGATCGAAAACATCAAGCCTGGCGCGGGTGGCGAACTCCAGTTGACCGACGCGATCAAGGCGCTGCTGCAGCACGAGAAGGTCTACGGCTTCCACTACGAAGGCAAGCGCCACGATGCGGGCGATAAGCTCGGGTTCCTGAAGGCAACGGTTGAGTTTGCGCTGAAGCGTGACGACCTCGGCCCGAAGTTCCGCGCGTGGTTGAAGGAACAGAGCTTCTAG
- a CDS encoding alpha/beta fold hydrolase — MKPPILLIPGLLCTAELYAAQIPVLSACAPVTVANTLEGATMESMAAAILREAPPRFALAGISMGGYLSMEIWRQAPERVERMALIDTTARADTPEQTMNRRKMMERAQSEGLEPVIEQMIAATLHPLHQSDERLRASIRRMAEAVGVEAYLRQQEAIMTRVDSRPLLPTIAVPTLVLVGDRDLLTPVERAREMADAMPQAKLVVVPEAAHGSVMEQPEFVNRALLEWLSA, encoded by the coding sequence ATGAAGCCGCCGATACTGTTGATCCCAGGCCTGCTCTGTACCGCGGAGCTTTATGCCGCGCAGATCCCTGTGCTCTCAGCATGCGCGCCTGTGACGGTCGCGAACACGCTCGAAGGCGCAACGATGGAGTCGATGGCTGCGGCTATTTTGCGGGAGGCGCCGCCGCGGTTCGCGTTGGCGGGCATCTCGATGGGCGGCTATCTCTCGATGGAGATTTGGCGGCAGGCACCGGAGCGCGTCGAACGGATGGCGCTGATCGACACCACCGCGCGCGCGGACACGCCCGAGCAGACGATGAACCGTCGCAAGATGATGGAGCGCGCACAGAGCGAAGGGTTGGAGCCCGTGATCGAGCAGATGATCGCGGCGACGTTGCACCCGCTGCATCAGAGCGATGAGCGCCTGCGCGCGAGTATTCGTCGCATGGCGGAGGCCGTTGGCGTTGAGGCGTACTTGCGCCAGCAGGAGGCGATCATGACTCGTGTAGACTCGCGTCCTCTGCTGCCGACGATCGCGGTGCCAACGTTGGTGCTGGTGGGCGATCGCGATTTGCTGACGCCCGTGGAGCGTGCTCGTGAGATGGCGGATGCGATGCCACAAGCGAAGCTCGTCGTGGTGCCGGAGGCCGCGCACGGCTCGGTGATGGAGCAACCGGAGTTCGTGAACCGTGCGCTTCTGGAATGGCTTTCGGCCTAG